In Sulfitobacter guttiformis, the genomic stretch GGCTGGGGTCAACATCGCACGCCGCATTGCACGCCACTCCCCACTCGCCTCCAAAATCTCCGAGGAATATCGCCCCAATCCCTCCCTCGACATCGAGGACTATGACGCCACGCTGGACTGGGCGCGAAACAATACTGCCTCGATCTACCATCCGACCGGCACCTGCAAGATGGGCAATGACAGTGCCGCGGTTGTGGATGCGCGCTTGCGCGTACATGGCATTTCAGGACTGCGGGTAGCTGACTGCTCTATTATGCCCGAAATCATATCGGGAAACACCAACGCCCCCGCCATCATGATTGGAGAAAAAGCCAGCGAACTTGTGCTTGAGGACAACCCTTTCTAAGGGCGCATAACTACCGGTTATGGCATTGCCATTGTCCCCCTGCTCTGGTCTGGTCACAGAGTAGAAGGACGCAATGCCGTTGCCGATAACGGGTGTGCTGACAGCCGCCCCCTTTGCCCAAAGGGACAAAAGAATGACCGACCTTCCCGCCATCCGCCTTGTTGGCTTGTCTGGCCTGCTGGTCCAGTTCGCAACCCGAATGAGCGAACCTGCAAATCGTGCGGCAATTGCATTTCGCGCGGCTGTAGAAGCAGCACAGTGGCCGGAGGTGCGCGAGACATCGACATCTCTTGTCTCGACATTTATCAGCATCGATCTGGTAAAATCTCCACCCGAGGCTACAAGAGAAAAATTGCGGGCTCTTCTGGCACAACAAAATTGGTTAGAGGCCCCTCTTCCCGCGGGGCGTACCCTATGGGAAATCCCCACACTCTATGGCACCGATGCTGCACCCCAACTCGAAGAGGCCGCAGAGGCGGCGGGTGTGTCGCCCGATGTGGCCATCGCCGAGTTATCATCTACGCGGGTACGGGTGCTGACCATCGGATTTGCGCCCGGTCAGCCCTACACCGGCGAATTGCCACCTCACTGGGACATTCCACGCCAGCAGTCGTTGACCAAATCAGTCCCCGCCGGAGCGCTGGTGGTTGCAATACGCCAGTTGATCATTTTCACCAATGCATCGCCTACGGGCTGGCGCCATATAGGCCAGACAGCCTTTCGCAACTTCCGCCCGCATGATGCAACACCCATCGCGCTGACACCGGGAGACGAACTGTGTTTTCCTGCTGTTACCGAAGCCGAGTTCGCACGCATCATTTTAACCGACACCAGTGGTCATGGCGGCGCGCAAAAACAGGTGCTGGCATGAGCATTATATTAACCGTGGAATCCTGTGGCCCGGCTGTCACCCTGCAAGATATGGGTAGAGCTGGGTTTCTCGCCCAAGGGATAACTCGTGGCGGCGCTGCAGACATCCTAGCCTTGTACGAGGGCGCGGCCCTGCTGGGTCAGCCTGTGGACCTCGCCGCGCTCGAGATGACCGGCATGGGCGGAAGCTTCAAGGCATCGGGAAACCTTCGCATCGCGCTGACAGGCGCTCCTATGGCCGCGACGATAGACGACCAACCCATAGCGTGGAACGCTAGCCATGCGCTGCCAGCTGAAAGTGTGCTCAGGATTGGCGGCGCACGCAGTGGCACCTATGGCTATCTCCATGTGGGAGGCGGGTTCGATACCCCTGTTATGATGGGCGCACGTGGGGCCCATCTCAGCGCGGGTCTGGGTCATGCGCTCGGTGCAGGCGATACTCTTCCTGTCGGTGCAGACACGGGCAGTGTAACCGGCATGGCCTTACCCGCCGACAACCGCTTTGACGGTGGCGCAATCCGAATAATTGCCTCTATGCAAACCGAACAGTTTGATGATGCCACCCGAAAGCGGTTTACCAATACGGCATTCCGCCGTGATGCACGCGGCAACCGGATGGGCGTGCGGATGGAGCATGATGGCGCGCCTTTCGTGTCTGCCGATCAGCTTACCATCCTGTCGGATGTCATTGTCCCTGGCGATATCCAGATCGCCGGGGATGGCGCGCCTTTTGTGTTGATGTGCGAATGCCAGACCACCGGTGGCTACCCTCGCATTGGGACTGTCCTGCCCTGCGATATGGCGCGTGTTGCACAGGCTCCTGCAGGTGCGGCGCTTTCGTTCGGGTTTATTCCGCTGGACGAGGCCCGAATCATCGAACAGCGCGCCGCAGCATTTCGCACCTCTCTTGGCAGTACAGTAACCCCGCTCGTCCGCGATCCGTACAGCATCCGCGACCTGCTGTCTTACCAACTCATCAGCGGTGCGATCTCCGCTACAAACTCCACACTCGATACCGAGGATTAAACATGCACGTAGATCTAAATGCCGACATGGGCGAAAGCTTTGGACCGTGGCGCATGGGCGACGATGCCGCGCTGCTGCGCACTGTGACATCGGCCAACATTGCCTGCGGTGGCCATGCGGGGGACGCTGACACTATGGCTGCGACATTACAGCTTGCCCACACTAACGGCGTAGGAATCGGGGCGCATCCGGGCTTTATGGATTTGGCTGGCTTTGGACGAAACCGTATTTCCGTCCCCCGCGTCACACTGCAAAACCAGATCCGCTATCAGGTGGCGGCTAGTATCGGAATGGCGCGCAGTGTCGGAGCAAAAGTGAGGCACCTCAAACTGCATGGTGCTGTTGCAAACATGGCGTCAGAGGATCCGGTCCTTGCCCGCGATCTCTACGAGGCGGCCCTATCTGTTGACCCAGATTTGATTATTATGGTCCTTGCTGCAACGGCCCAACAACAGGCCGTGTCCGAGCTTGGCTGCATCTGGGCCGGTGAGATATTTGCAGACCGCGCCTACAACGAGGACGCGACACTGGTTGATCGCAGCATTTCCGG encodes the following:
- a CDS encoding 5-oxoprolinase subunit B family protein → MTDLPAIRLVGLSGLLVQFATRMSEPANRAAIAFRAAVEAAQWPEVRETSTSLVSTFISIDLVKSPPEATREKLRALLAQQNWLEAPLPAGRTLWEIPTLYGTDAAPQLEEAAEAAGVSPDVAIAELSSTRVRVLTIGFAPGQPYTGELPPHWDIPRQQSLTKSVPAGALVVAIRQLIIFTNASPTGWRHIGQTAFRNFRPHDATPIALTPGDELCFPAVTEAEFARIILTDTSGHGGAQKQVLA
- a CDS encoding 5-oxoprolinase subunit C family protein, translating into MSIILTVESCGPAVTLQDMGRAGFLAQGITRGGAADILALYEGAALLGQPVDLAALEMTGMGGSFKASGNLRIALTGAPMAATIDDQPIAWNASHALPAESVLRIGGARSGTYGYLHVGGGFDTPVMMGARGAHLSAGLGHALGAGDTLPVGADTGSVTGMALPADNRFDGGAIRIIASMQTEQFDDATRKRFTNTAFRRDARGNRMGVRMEHDGAPFVSADQLTILSDVIVPGDIQIAGDGAPFVLMCECQTTGGYPRIGTVLPCDMARVAQAPAGAALSFGFIPLDEARIIEQRAAAFRTSLGSTVTPLVRDPYSIRDLLSYQLISGAISATNSTLDTED
- a CDS encoding LamB/YcsF family protein produces the protein MHVDLNADMGESFGPWRMGDDAALLRTVTSANIACGGHAGDADTMAATLQLAHTNGVGIGAHPGFMDLAGFGRNRISVPRVTLQNQIRYQVAASIGMARSVGAKVRHLKLHGAVANMASEDPVLARDLYEAALSVDPDLIIMVLAATAQQQAVSELGCIWAGEIFADRAYNEDATLVDRSISGAVIHDPVVAGTRMVEMVKAGAIITESGKHIPAAIDTICLHGDTPTAVAIAQSVRASLEADGITVTTFHGRT